Proteins co-encoded in one Hypomesus transpacificus isolate Combined female unplaced genomic scaffold, fHypTra1 scaffold_124, whole genome shotgun sequence genomic window:
- the LOC124488093 gene encoding zinc finger protein 106-like isoform X4 — protein MPRKKNWRKGLHLKAAAVARRILKASEMAKALEEKEAELKPTLQKLMISSGSQTKVNLKEMSQEANREQVKGMPRFGIELVHLSNPEGLGVDEDLPLPGLHGPSPPPAQVSPDRERALRTQRVKQPRVASGSPVSLEDPNLCHGHNGEVVHRAEKRKRCNTDSGLPGVSADHSRKRQKVKLKSADSGQVGQLLAVSLKEEELSRSMLALDTSLIQARCSLQAAFTKVQQLLLAKQQVVTEINCLRARRVDESSLGNTVF, from the exons ATGCCAAGGAAAAAGAACTGGCGCAAAGGGCTTCATCTTAAGGCTGCTGCTGTAGCACGCAGGATCTTGAAAGCCAGCGAAATGGCAAAGGccctggaagagaaggaggcggAGCTGAAGCCCACTCTGCAGAAGCTGATGATCTCATCTGGCTCCCAGACGAAGGTCAACTTAAAGGAGATGTCCCAGGAGGCCAACAGGGAGCAGGTCAAAGGCATGCCCAG GTTTGGGATCGAGCTGGTACATCTCTCCAACCCAGAGGGCTTGGGTGTTGACGAGGACCTTCCCCTGCCTGGGCTCCATggcccatcccctcccccagcccaggtttcacctgacagagagagagcgctcaGGACCCAGAGGGTGAAACAGCCCAGAGTAGCGTCAGggtcccctgtctctctggaggaCCCTAACTTGTGTCATGGCCACAATGGAGAAGTGGTCCACAGAgctgagaagaggaagaggtgtaACACT GATAGCGGATTACCTGGTGTATCTGCTGACCACAGCAGGAAAAGGCAGAAAGTGAAACTAAAGAGTG CAGACTCGGGCCAGGTGGGTCAGCTGTTGGCCGTGTCTCTGAAGGAAGAGGAGCTGAGCCGGTCCATGCTGGCCTTGGACACTTCTCTCATCCAGGCCCGCTGCTCACTGCAGGCTGCCTTCACCAAAGTTCAGCAGCTCCTGTTGGCCAAACAGCAG GTGGTTACGGAGATCAACTGTCTGCGAGCCAGGCGTGTTGACGAATCTTCTCTGGGAAACACCGTCTTTTGA
- the LOC124488093 gene encoding zinc finger protein 106-like isoform X1 — MPCNKSVAALSSSRRSYTNSKKLEVVELAKHKGNRAAGREHGVHERQVREWRLREDDLKKQKTTAKAAGRGQRCRWPDLEKNMASWITAQQDAGRTGSTVAIRLKASVMAKEMGHRDFTSSPSWCFRFLKRNNLSIRARTDVGQKLPDGWEEKMPRKKNWRKGLHLKAAAVARRILKASEMAKALEEKEAELKPTLQKLMISSGSQTKVNLKEMSQEANREQVKGMPRFGIELVHLSNPEGLGVDEDLPLPGLHGPSPPPAQVSPDRERALRTQRVKQPRVASGSPVSLEDPNLCHGHNGEVVHRAEKRKRCNTDSGLPGVSADHSRKRQKVKLKSADSGQVGQLLAVSLKEEELSRSMLALDTSLIQARCSLQAAFTKVQQLLLAKQQVVTEINCLRARRVDESSLGNTVF; from the exons atgcCTTGCAATAAATCTGTAGCTGCGCTATCATCTTCTAGAAGATCTTATACAAATTCCAAGAAGCTGGAGGTAGTTGAACTTGCGAAACATAAAGGAAACCGTGCCGCAGGAAGAGAACATGGAGTACATGAAAGACAGGTTCGTGAGTGGAGACTACGCGAAGATGACCTGAAAAAGCAGAAAACCACTGCCAAAGCCGCTGGTCGAGGTCAACGGTGCCGCTGGCCTGATTTAGAGAAGAATATGGCTTCCTGGATCACAGCCCAGCAAGATGCCGGGAGAACCGGGAGTACGGTAGCTATTCGACTAAAAGCCAGTGTAATGGCAAAGGAAATGGGACATAGAGATTTTACGTCTAGCCCATCTTGGTGTTTCCGCTTTCTGAAGAGGAACAATTTATCTATCAGAGCCCGAACAGATGTTGGACAGAAATTACCTGATGGCTGGGAGGAAAAA ATGCCAAGGAAAAAGAACTGGCGCAAAGGGCTTCATCTTAAGGCTGCTGCTGTAGCACGCAGGATCTTGAAAGCCAGCGAAATGGCAAAGGccctggaagagaaggaggcggAGCTGAAGCCCACTCTGCAGAAGCTGATGATCTCATCTGGCTCCCAGACGAAGGTCAACTTAAAGGAGATGTCCCAGGAGGCCAACAGGGAGCAGGTCAAAGGCATGCCCAG GTTTGGGATCGAGCTGGTACATCTCTCCAACCCAGAGGGCTTGGGTGTTGACGAGGACCTTCCCCTGCCTGGGCTCCATggcccatcccctcccccagcccaggtttcacctgacagagagagagcgctcaGGACCCAGAGGGTGAAACAGCCCAGAGTAGCGTCAGggtcccctgtctctctggaggaCCCTAACTTGTGTCATGGCCACAATGGAGAAGTGGTCCACAGAgctgagaagaggaagaggtgtaACACT GATAGCGGATTACCTGGTGTATCTGCTGACCACAGCAGGAAAAGGCAGAAAGTGAAACTAAAGAGTG CAGACTCGGGCCAGGTGGGTCAGCTGTTGGCCGTGTCTCTGAAGGAAGAGGAGCTGAGCCGGTCCATGCTGGCCTTGGACACTTCTCTCATCCAGGCCCGCTGCTCACTGCAGGCTGCCTTCACCAAAGTTCAGCAGCTCCTGTTGGCCAAACAGCAG GTGGTTACGGAGATCAACTGTCTGCGAGCCAGGCGTGTTGACGAATCTTCTCTGGGAAACACCGTCTTTTGA
- the LOC124488093 gene encoding zinc finger protein 106-like isoform X3: protein MPCNKSVAALSSSRRSYTNSKKLEVVELAKHKGNRAAGREHGVHERQVREWRLREDDLKKQKTTAKAAGRGQRCRWPDLEKNMASWITAQQDAGRTGSTMPRKKNWRKGLHLKAAAVARRILKASEMAKALEEKEAELKPTLQKLMISSGSQTKVNLKEMSQEANREQVKGMPRFGIELVHLSNPEGLGVDEDLPLPGLHGPSPPPAQVSPDRERALRTQRVKQPRVASGSPVSLEDPNLCHGHNGEVVHRAEKRKRCNTDSGLPGVSADHSRKRQKVKLKSADSGQVGQLLAVSLKEEELSRSMLALDTSLIQARCSLQAAFTKVQQLLLAKQQVVTEINCLRARRVDESSLGNTVF, encoded by the exons atgcCTTGCAATAAATCTGTAGCTGCGCTATCATCTTCTAGAAGATCTTATACAAATTCCAAGAAGCTGGAGGTAGTTGAACTTGCGAAACATAAAGGAAACCGTGCCGCAGGAAGAGAACATGGAGTACATGAAAGACAGGTTCGTGAGTGGAGACTACGCGAAGATGACCTGAAAAAGCAGAAAACCACTGCCAAAGCCGCTGGTCGAGGTCAACGGTGCCGCTGGCCTGATTTAGAGAAGAATATGGCTTCCTGGATCACAGCCCAGCAAGATGCCGGGAGAACCGGGAGTACG ATGCCAAGGAAAAAGAACTGGCGCAAAGGGCTTCATCTTAAGGCTGCTGCTGTAGCACGCAGGATCTTGAAAGCCAGCGAAATGGCAAAGGccctggaagagaaggaggcggAGCTGAAGCCCACTCTGCAGAAGCTGATGATCTCATCTGGCTCCCAGACGAAGGTCAACTTAAAGGAGATGTCCCAGGAGGCCAACAGGGAGCAGGTCAAAGGCATGCCCAG GTTTGGGATCGAGCTGGTACATCTCTCCAACCCAGAGGGCTTGGGTGTTGACGAGGACCTTCCCCTGCCTGGGCTCCATggcccatcccctcccccagcccaggtttcacctgacagagagagagcgctcaGGACCCAGAGGGTGAAACAGCCCAGAGTAGCGTCAGggtcccctgtctctctggaggaCCCTAACTTGTGTCATGGCCACAATGGAGAAGTGGTCCACAGAgctgagaagaggaagaggtgtaACACT GATAGCGGATTACCTGGTGTATCTGCTGACCACAGCAGGAAAAGGCAGAAAGTGAAACTAAAGAGTG CAGACTCGGGCCAGGTGGGTCAGCTGTTGGCCGTGTCTCTGAAGGAAGAGGAGCTGAGCCGGTCCATGCTGGCCTTGGACACTTCTCTCATCCAGGCCCGCTGCTCACTGCAGGCTGCCTTCACCAAAGTTCAGCAGCTCCTGTTGGCCAAACAGCAG GTGGTTACGGAGATCAACTGTCTGCGAGCCAGGCGTGTTGACGAATCTTCTCTGGGAAACACCGTCTTTTGA
- the LOC124488093 gene encoding zinc finger protein 106-like isoform X2: MPCNKSVAALSSSRRSYTNSKKLEVVELAKHKGNRAAGREHGVHERQVREWRLREDDLKKQKTTAKAAGRGQRCRWPDLEKNMASWITAQQDAGRTGSTVAIRLKASVMAKEMGHRDFTSSPSWCFRFLKRNNLSIRARTDVGQKLPDGWEEKMPRKKNWRKGLHLKAAAVARRILKASEMAKALEEKEAELKPTLQKLMISSGSQTKVNLKEMSQEANREQVKGMPRFGIELVHLSNPEGLGVDEDLPLPGLHGPSPPPAQVSPDRERALRTQRVKQPRVASGSPVSLEDPNLCHGHNGEVVHRAEKRKRCNTDSGLPGVSADHSRKRQKVKLKSDSGQVGQLLAVSLKEEELSRSMLALDTSLIQARCSLQAAFTKVQQLLLAKQQVVTEINCLRARRVDESSLGNTVF; this comes from the exons atgcCTTGCAATAAATCTGTAGCTGCGCTATCATCTTCTAGAAGATCTTATACAAATTCCAAGAAGCTGGAGGTAGTTGAACTTGCGAAACATAAAGGAAACCGTGCCGCAGGAAGAGAACATGGAGTACATGAAAGACAGGTTCGTGAGTGGAGACTACGCGAAGATGACCTGAAAAAGCAGAAAACCACTGCCAAAGCCGCTGGTCGAGGTCAACGGTGCCGCTGGCCTGATTTAGAGAAGAATATGGCTTCCTGGATCACAGCCCAGCAAGATGCCGGGAGAACCGGGAGTACGGTAGCTATTCGACTAAAAGCCAGTGTAATGGCAAAGGAAATGGGACATAGAGATTTTACGTCTAGCCCATCTTGGTGTTTCCGCTTTCTGAAGAGGAACAATTTATCTATCAGAGCCCGAACAGATGTTGGACAGAAATTACCTGATGGCTGGGAGGAAAAA ATGCCAAGGAAAAAGAACTGGCGCAAAGGGCTTCATCTTAAGGCTGCTGCTGTAGCACGCAGGATCTTGAAAGCCAGCGAAATGGCAAAGGccctggaagagaaggaggcggAGCTGAAGCCCACTCTGCAGAAGCTGATGATCTCATCTGGCTCCCAGACGAAGGTCAACTTAAAGGAGATGTCCCAGGAGGCCAACAGGGAGCAGGTCAAAGGCATGCCCAG GTTTGGGATCGAGCTGGTACATCTCTCCAACCCAGAGGGCTTGGGTGTTGACGAGGACCTTCCCCTGCCTGGGCTCCATggcccatcccctcccccagcccaggtttcacctgacagagagagagcgctcaGGACCCAGAGGGTGAAACAGCCCAGAGTAGCGTCAGggtcccctgtctctctggaggaCCCTAACTTGTGTCATGGCCACAATGGAGAAGTGGTCCACAGAgctgagaagaggaagaggtgtaACACT GATAGCGGATTACCTGGTGTATCTGCTGACCACAGCAGGAAAAGGCAGAAAGTGAAACTAAAGAGTG ACTCGGGCCAGGTGGGTCAGCTGTTGGCCGTGTCTCTGAAGGAAGAGGAGCTGAGCCGGTCCATGCTGGCCTTGGACACTTCTCTCATCCAGGCCCGCTGCTCACTGCAGGCTGCCTTCACCAAAGTTCAGCAGCTCCTGTTGGCCAAACAGCAG GTGGTTACGGAGATCAACTGTCTGCGAGCCAGGCGTGTTGACGAATCTTCTCTGGGAAACACCGTCTTTTGA